In Triticum urartu cultivar G1812 chromosome 6, Tu2.1, whole genome shotgun sequence, the following proteins share a genomic window:
- the LOC125513392 gene encoding uncharacterized protein LOC125513392 isoform X2 → MEPSGSGAAQPGEDDHIQEPAHERPCASSNGAPGAAAPPPPRATPLHLEQARGGADGSSSAVAGADRKGTGTPPPKVIPFPPCSAGSGSSSAPSLDHAAALRAGAFGGGGVELRGGKPPGAGDVGRPLGGGDEGGAQRGGASARPQAGVQAVGGKENRRWGQQFNSLRAEGAMCRKEQEKLSQVKAVVKVRPKQDKLFSKKGAKLDKLLLVKGKSVPSQLKSKNFRRKGRGIWPEHVKHQTLRISEVRRHYKLTSDEANHLDAYSECRPVIGDGECFYRSFIFSYLEQVIDRQDAHEERRLLRRVSTQRANLQWNSEFSRSRRAFKELIENVMKWKRTESTSSRRKEKLLKFFSTYDTTQDIFVFLRLLVAIQICSHREVYEPIIQGPGGNYSLEVWCLQHVIPARVYADHVMMVALARALEVPLRVESLQRGYAPDIYTGPGVPRPSVTLLYTGDHYDIIYPRAPSAEVSSHRASQREHPGGQSSSHQASQRKHPGDQSSSQQTF, encoded by the exons ATGGAACCATCCGGTTCAGGAGCAGCACAACCGGGCGAGGACGACCACATCCAAGAACCGGCCCACGAGCGCCCTTGCGCCTCCTCCAATGGCGCCCCGGGTGCTGCTGCGCCGCCACCTCCCCGCGCGACGCCCCTCCACCTCGAGCAGGCCCGAGGCGGCGCCGACGGGTCGAGCTCCGCCGTGGCGGGGGCCGACCGGAAGGGCACGGGGACGCCGCCGCCCAAGGTCATTCCTTTTCCTCCGTGCTCCGCGGGGAGCGGCAGCTCCTCCGCCCCCTCCCTCGACCACGCCGCGGCATTGAGAGCCGGGGCCTTCGGAGGTGGGGGAGTCGAGCTCCGCGGCGGGAAGCCGCCAGGCGCGGGTGACGTGGGACGACCCCTTGGTGGCGGAGACGAGGGAGGTGCCCAACGCGGCGGCGCATCCGCTCGACCCCAAGCTGGCGTCCAGGCGGTCGGCGGAAAGGAGAACAGGCGATGGGGACAGCAG TTCAACTCGCTGCGCGCGGAAGGGGCGATGTGTAGGAAGGAACAG GAGAAACTATCACAAGTAAAGGCTGTGGTAAAGGTGAGACCCAAGCAGGACAAACTTTTTTCGAAAAAAGGTGCCAAGCTGGACAAACTACTGCTAGTAAAGGGGAAATCGGTCCCGAGTCAGCTTAAGAGCAAG AATTTTCGTAGAAAAGGAAGGGGAATATGGCCGGAACATGTGAAGCACCAG ACACTTCGCATATCTGAAGTCAGAAGGCACTATAAGCTTACTTCTGACGAGGCGAACCATCTTGATGCTTATTCAGAATGTAGACCGGTGATTGGAGATGGGGAGTGTTTCTACAGGAGCTTCATATTTTCGTACCTT GAGCAAGTTATTGATAGGCAGGACGCACATGAGGAACGCCGTCTCCTTAGAAGAGTGTCTACACAACGTGCAAATCTTCAATGGAACTCTGAGTTTTCCCGGAGCAGAAGA GCATTTAAGGAGCTGATTGAGAACGTAATGAAATGGAAGAGAACGGAATCAACTAGCAG TCGCCGTAAAGAGAAACTTCTGAAGTTCTTCAGCACGTATGATACGACACAAGACA TTTTTGTTTTCCTCAGATTACTAGTAGCTATCCAGATATGCTCGCACAGGGAGGTGTATGAACCGATTATACAAGGGCCCGGAGGAAATTACAGTCTGGAAGTT TGGTGCTTGCAGCACGTCATTCCAGCTCGTGTGTACGCGGACCATGTTATGATGGTGGCTTTGGCCAGAGCGCTTGAGGTCCCCCTCAGAGTGGAATCACTCCAACGAGGATATGCTCCAGATATCTACACTGGTCCTGGAGTTCCCCGTCCGAGTGTGACCCTCCTGTACACAGGTGATCACTACGACATCATCTACCCACGCGCTCCTTCTGCTGAGGTTTCAAGTCACCGGGCTTCCCAGAGAGAACATCCTGGTG GTCAGAGTTCAAGTCATCAGGCTTCCCAGAGAAAACATCCTGGTGATCAGAGTTCAAGTCAACAGACTTTCTAG
- the LOC125514876 gene encoding NADH-ubiquinone oxidoreductase 20.9 kDa subunit-like: MNTDITASVKPEYPVVDRNPPFTKVVGNFSMLDYLRLSTISAVSVTVGYLSGIKPGIRGPSMVTGGLIGVLGGFMYAYQNSAGRLMGFFPNESEVARYKYKL, translated from the exons ATGAACACCGACATCACCGCGTCGGTGAAGCCGGAGTACCCGGTGGTGGACCGGAACCCTCCCTTCACCAAAGTCGTCGGCAACTTCTCCATGCTCGACTACCTCCGTCTCTCCACCATCTCCGCCGTATCCGTCACCGTCGGCTACCTCTCCG GGATCAAGCCGGGGATCCGCGGGCCGTCGATGGTGACGGGGGGCCTCATCGGCGTCTTGGGCGGGTTCATGTACGCCTACCAGAACTCCGCCGGACGCCTCATGGGGTTCTTCCCCAACGAGTCCGAGGTCGCGCGCTACAAGTACAAGCTGTAG
- the LOC125513392 gene encoding uncharacterized protein LOC125513392 isoform X3, translating to MEPSGSGAAQPGEDDHIQEPAHERPCASSNGAPGAAAPPPPRATPLHLEQARGGADGSSSAVAGADRKGTGTPPPKVIPFPPCSAGSGSSSAPSLDHAAALRAGAFGGGGVELRGGKPPGAGDVGRPLGGGDEGGAQRGGASARPQAGVQAVGGKENRRWGQQFNSLRAEGAMCRKEQEKLSQVKAVVKVRPKQDKLFSKKGAKLDKLLLVKGKSVPSQLKSKNFRRKGRGIWPEHVKHQTLRISEVRRHYKLTSDEANHLDAYSECRPVIGDGECFYRSFIFSYLEQVIDRQDAHEERRLLRRVSTQRANLQWNSEFSRSRRAFKELIENVMKWKRTESTSSRRKEKLLKFFSTYDTTQDIFVFLRLLVAIQICSHREVYEPIIQGPGGNYSLEVWCLQHVIPARVYADHVMMVALARALEVPLRVESLQRGYAPDIYTGPGVPRPSVTLLYTGDHYDIIYPRAPSAEVSSHRASQREHPGGQSSSHQASQRKHPGDQSSSQQTF from the exons ATGGAACCATCCGGTTCAGGAGCAGCACAACCGGGCGAGGACGACCACATCCAAGAACCGGCCCACGAGCGCCCTTGCGCCTCCTCCAATGGCGCCCCGGGTGCTGCTGCGCCGCCACCTCCCCGCGCGACGCCCCTCCACCTCGAGCAGGCCCGAGGCGGCGCCGACGGGTCGAGCTCCGCCGTGGCGGGGGCCGACCGGAAGGGCACGGGGACGCCGCCGCCCAAGGTCATTCCTTTTCCTCCGTGCTCCGCGGGGAGCGGCAGCTCCTCCGCCCCCTCCCTCGACCACGCCGCGGCATTGAGAGCCGGGGCCTTCGGAGGTGGGGGAGTCGAGCTCCGCGGCGGGAAGCCGCCAGGCGCGGGTGACGTGGGACGACCCCTTGGTGGCGGAGACGAGGGAGGTGCCCAACGCGGCGGCGCATCCGCTCGACCCCAAGCTGGCGTCCAGGCGGTCGGCGGAAAGGAGAACAGGCGATGGGGACAGCAG TTCAACTCGCTGCGCGCGGAAGGGGCGATGTGTAGGAAGGAACAG GAGAAACTATCACAAGTAAAGGCTGTGGTAAAGGTGAGACCCAAGCAGGACAAACTTTTTTCGAAAAAAGGTGCCAAGCTGGACAAACTACTGCTAGTAAAGGGGAAATCGGTCCCGAGTCAGCTTAAGAGCAAG AATTTTCGTAGAAAAGGAAGGGGAATATGGCCGGAACATGTGAAGCACCAG ACACTTCGCATATCTGAAGTCAGAAGGCACTATAAGCTTACTTCTGACGAGGCGAACCATCTTGATGCTTATTCAGAATGTAGACCGGTGATTGGAGATGGGGAGTGTTTCTACAGGAGCTTCATATTTTCGTACCTT GAGCAAGTTATTGATAGGCAGGACGCACATGAGGAACGCCGTCTCCTTAGAAGAGTGTCTACACAACGTGCAAATCTTCAATGGAACTCTGAGTTTTCCCGGAGCAGAAGA GCATTTAAGGAGCTGATTGAGAACGTAATGAAATGGAAGAGAACGGAATCAACTAGCAG TCGCCGTAAAGAGAAACTTCTGAAGTTCTTCAGCACGTATGATACGACACAAGACA TTTTTGTTTTCCTCAGATTACTAGTAGCTATCCAGATATGCTCGCACAGGGAGGTGTATGAACCGATTATACAAGGGCCCGGAGGAAATTACAGTCTGGAAGTT TGGTGCTTGCAGCACGTCATTCCAGCTCGTGTGTACGCGGACCATGTTATGATGGTGGCTTTGGCCAGAGCGCTTGAGGTCCCCCTCAGAGTGGAATCACTCCAACGAGGATATGCTCCAGATATCTACACTGGTCCTGGAGTTCCCCGTCCGAGTGTGACCCTCCTGTACACAGGTGATCACTACGACATCATCTACCCACGCGCTCCTTCTGCTGAGGTTTCAAGTCACCGGGCTTCCCAGAGAGAACATCCTGGTGGTCAGAGTTCAAGTCATCAGGCTTCCCAGAGAAAACATC CTGGTGATCAGAGTTCAAGTCAACAGACTTTCTAG
- the LOC125513392 gene encoding uncharacterized protein LOC125513392 isoform X1, translating to MEPSGSGAAQPGEDDHIQEPAHERPCASSNGAPGAAAPPPPRATPLHLEQARGGADGSSSAVAGADRKGTGTPPPKVIPFPPCSAGSGSSSAPSLDHAAALRAGAFGGGGVELRGGKPPGAGDVGRPLGGGDEGGAQRGGASARPQAGVQAVGGKENRRWGQQFNSLRAEGAMCRKEQEKLSQVKAVVKVRPKQDKLFSKKGAKLDKLLLVKGKSVPSQLKSKNFRRKGRGIWPEHVKHQTLRISEVRRHYKLTSDEANHLDAYSECRPVIGDGECFYRSFIFSYLEQVIDRQDAHEERRLLRRVSTQRANLQWNSEFSRSRRAFKELIENVMKWKRTESTSSRRKEKLLKFFSTYDTTQDIFVFLRLLVAIQICSHREVYEPIIQGPGGNYSLEVWCLQHVIPARVYADHVMMVALARALEVPLRVESLQRGYAPDIYTGPGVPRPSVTLLYTGDHYDIIYPRAPSAEVSSHRASQREHPGGQSSSHQASQRKHPGDQSSSQQTF from the exons ATGGAACCATCCGGTTCAGGAGCAGCACAACCGGGCGAGGACGACCACATCCAAGAACCGGCCCACGAGCGCCCTTGCGCCTCCTCCAATGGCGCCCCGGGTGCTGCTGCGCCGCCACCTCCCCGCGCGACGCCCCTCCACCTCGAGCAGGCCCGAGGCGGCGCCGACGGGTCGAGCTCCGCCGTGGCGGGGGCCGACCGGAAGGGCACGGGGACGCCGCCGCCCAAGGTCATTCCTTTTCCTCCGTGCTCCGCGGGGAGCGGCAGCTCCTCCGCCCCCTCCCTCGACCACGCCGCGGCATTGAGAGCCGGGGCCTTCGGAGGTGGGGGAGTCGAGCTCCGCGGCGGGAAGCCGCCAGGCGCGGGTGACGTGGGACGACCCCTTGGTGGCGGAGACGAGGGAGGTGCCCAACGCGGCGGCGCATCCGCTCGACCCCAAGCTGGCGTCCAGGCGGTCGGCGGAAAGGAGAACAGGCGATGGGGACAGCAG TTCAACTCGCTGCGCGCGGAAGGGGCGATGTGTAGGAAGGAACAG GAGAAACTATCACAAGTAAAGGCTGTGGTAAAGGTGAGACCCAAGCAGGACAAACTTTTTTCGAAAAAAGGTGCCAAGCTGGACAAACTACTGCTAGTAAAGGGGAAATCGGTCCCGAGTCAGCTTAAGAGCAAG AATTTTCGTAGAAAAGGAAGGGGAATATGGCCGGAACATGTGAAGCACCAG ACACTTCGCATATCTGAAGTCAGAAGGCACTATAAGCTTACTTCTGACGAGGCGAACCATCTTGATGCTTATTCAGAATGTAGACCGGTGATTGGAGATGGGGAGTGTTTCTACAGGAGCTTCATATTTTCGTACCTT GAGCAAGTTATTGATAGGCAGGACGCACATGAGGAACGCCGTCTCCTTAGAAGAGTGTCTACACAACGTGCAAATCTTCAATGGAACTCTGAGTTTTCCCGGAGCAGAAGA GCATTTAAGGAGCTGATTGAGAACGTAATGAAATGGAAGAGAACGGAATCAACTAGCAG TCGCCGTAAAGAGAAACTTCTGAAGTTCTTCAGCACGTATGATACGACACAAGACA TTTTTGTTTTCCTCAGATTACTAGTAGCTATCCAGATATGCTCGCACAGGGAGGTGTATGAACCGATTATACAAGGGCCCGGAGGAAATTACAGTCTGGAAGTT TGGTGCTTGCAGCACGTCATTCCAGCTCGTGTGTACGCGGACCATGTTATGATGGTGGCTTTGGCCAGAGCGCTTGAGGTCCCCCTCAGAGTGGAATCACTCCAACGAGGATATGCTCCAGATATCTACACTGGTCCTGGAGTTCCCCGTCCGAGTGTGACCCTCCTGTACACAGGTGATCACTACGACATCATCTACCCACGCGCTCCTTCTGCTGAGGTTTCAAGTCACCGGGCTTCCCAGAGAGAACATCCTGGTGGTCAGAGTTCAAGTCATCAGGCTTCCCAGAGAAAACATCCTGGTGATCAGAGTTCAAGTCAACAGACTTTCTAG
- the LOC125513392 gene encoding uncharacterized protein LOC125513392 isoform X5, which produces MEPSGSGAAQPGEDDHIQEPAHERPCASSNGAPGAAAPPPPRATPLHLEQARGGADGSSSAVAGADRKGTGTPPPKVIPFPPCSAGSGSSSAPSLDHAAALRAGAFGGGGVELRGGKPPGAGDVGRPLGGGDEGGAQRGGASARPQAGVQAVGGKENRRWGQQFNSLRAEGAMCRKEQEKLSQVKAVVKVRPKQDKLFSKKGAKLDKLLLVKGKSVPSQLKSKNFRRKGRGIWPEHVKHQTLRISEVRRHYKLTSDEANHLDAYSECRPVIGDGECFYRSFIFSYLEQVIDRQDAHEERRLLRRVSTQRANLQWNSEFSRSRRAFKELIENVMKWKRTESTSRLLVAIQICSHREVYEPIIQGPGGNYSLEVWCLQHVIPARVYADHVMMVALARALEVPLRVESLQRGYAPDIYTGPGVPRPSVTLLYTGDHYDIIYPRAPSAEVSSHRASQREHPGGQSSSHQASQRKHPGDQSSSQQTF; this is translated from the exons ATGGAACCATCCGGTTCAGGAGCAGCACAACCGGGCGAGGACGACCACATCCAAGAACCGGCCCACGAGCGCCCTTGCGCCTCCTCCAATGGCGCCCCGGGTGCTGCTGCGCCGCCACCTCCCCGCGCGACGCCCCTCCACCTCGAGCAGGCCCGAGGCGGCGCCGACGGGTCGAGCTCCGCCGTGGCGGGGGCCGACCGGAAGGGCACGGGGACGCCGCCGCCCAAGGTCATTCCTTTTCCTCCGTGCTCCGCGGGGAGCGGCAGCTCCTCCGCCCCCTCCCTCGACCACGCCGCGGCATTGAGAGCCGGGGCCTTCGGAGGTGGGGGAGTCGAGCTCCGCGGCGGGAAGCCGCCAGGCGCGGGTGACGTGGGACGACCCCTTGGTGGCGGAGACGAGGGAGGTGCCCAACGCGGCGGCGCATCCGCTCGACCCCAAGCTGGCGTCCAGGCGGTCGGCGGAAAGGAGAACAGGCGATGGGGACAGCAG TTCAACTCGCTGCGCGCGGAAGGGGCGATGTGTAGGAAGGAACAG GAGAAACTATCACAAGTAAAGGCTGTGGTAAAGGTGAGACCCAAGCAGGACAAACTTTTTTCGAAAAAAGGTGCCAAGCTGGACAAACTACTGCTAGTAAAGGGGAAATCGGTCCCGAGTCAGCTTAAGAGCAAG AATTTTCGTAGAAAAGGAAGGGGAATATGGCCGGAACATGTGAAGCACCAG ACACTTCGCATATCTGAAGTCAGAAGGCACTATAAGCTTACTTCTGACGAGGCGAACCATCTTGATGCTTATTCAGAATGTAGACCGGTGATTGGAGATGGGGAGTGTTTCTACAGGAGCTTCATATTTTCGTACCTT GAGCAAGTTATTGATAGGCAGGACGCACATGAGGAACGCCGTCTCCTTAGAAGAGTGTCTACACAACGTGCAAATCTTCAATGGAACTCTGAGTTTTCCCGGAGCAGAAGA GCATTTAAGGAGCTGATTGAGAACGTAATGAAATGGAAGAGAACGGAATCAACTAGCAG ATTACTAGTAGCTATCCAGATATGCTCGCACAGGGAGGTGTATGAACCGATTATACAAGGGCCCGGAGGAAATTACAGTCTGGAAGTT TGGTGCTTGCAGCACGTCATTCCAGCTCGTGTGTACGCGGACCATGTTATGATGGTGGCTTTGGCCAGAGCGCTTGAGGTCCCCCTCAGAGTGGAATCACTCCAACGAGGATATGCTCCAGATATCTACACTGGTCCTGGAGTTCCCCGTCCGAGTGTGACCCTCCTGTACACAGGTGATCACTACGACATCATCTACCCACGCGCTCCTTCTGCTGAGGTTTCAAGTCACCGGGCTTCCCAGAGAGAACATCCTGGTGGTCAGAGTTCAAGTCATCAGGCTTCCCAGAGAAAACATCCTGGTGATCAGAGTTCAAGTCAACAGACTTTCTAG
- the LOC125513392 gene encoding uncharacterized protein LOC125513392 isoform X4: MEPSGSGAAQPGEDDHIQEPAHERPCASSNGAPGAAAPPPPRATPLHLEQARGGADGSSSAVAGADRKGTGTPPPKVIPFPPCSAGSGSSSAPSLDHAAALRAGAFGGGGVELRGGKPPGAGDVGRPLGGGDEGGAQRGGASARPQAGVQAVGGKENRRWGQQFNSLRAEGAMCRKEQEKLSQVKAVVKVRPKQDKLFSKKGAKLDKLLLVKGKSVPSQLKSKNFRRKGRGIWPEHVKHQTLRISEVRRHYKLTSDEANHLDAYSECRPVIGDGECFYRSFIFSYLEQVIDRQDAHEERRLLRRVSTQRANLQWNSEFSRSRRAFKELIENVMKWKRTESTSSRRKEKLLKFFSTYDTTQDIFVFLRLLVAIQICSHREVYEPIIQGPGGNYSLEVWCLQHVIPARVYADHVMMVALARALEVPLRVESLQRGYAPDIYTGPGVPRPSVTLLYTGDHYDIIYPRAPSAEVSSHRASQREHPGGQSSSHQASQRKHPGDQSSSQQTF; encoded by the exons ATGGAACCATCCGGTTCAGGAGCAGCACAACCGGGCGAGGACGACCACATCCAAGAACCGGCCCACGAGCGCCCTTGCGCCTCCTCCAATGGCGCCCCGGGTGCTGCTGCGCCGCCACCTCCCCGCGCGACGCCCCTCCACCTCGAGCAGGCCCGAGGCGGCGCCGACGGGTCGAGCTCCGCCGTGGCGGGGGCCGACCGGAAGGGCACGGGGACGCCGCCGCCCAAGGTCATTCCTTTTCCTCCGTGCTCCGCGGGGAGCGGCAGCTCCTCCGCCCCCTCCCTCGACCACGCCGCGGCATTGAGAGCCGGGGCCTTCGGAGGTGGGGGAGTCGAGCTCCGCGGCGGGAAGCCGCCAGGCGCGGGTGACGTGGGACGACCCCTTGGTGGCGGAGACGAGGGAGGTGCCCAACGCGGCGGCGCATCCGCTCGACCCCAAGCTGGCGTCCAGGCGGTCGGCGGAAAGGAGAACAGGCGATGGGGACAGCAG TTCAACTCGCTGCGCGCGGAAGGGGCGATGTGTAGGAAGGAACAG GAGAAACTATCACAAGTAAAGGCTGTGGTAAAGGTGAGACCCAAGCAGGACAAACTTTTTTCGAAAAAAGGTGCCAAGCTGGACAAACTACTGCTAGTAAAGGGGAAATCGGTCCCGAGTCAGCTTAAGAGCAAG AATTTTCGTAGAAAAGGAAGGGGAATATGGCCGGAACATGTGAAGCACCAG ACACTTCGCATATCTGAAGTCAGAAGGCACTATAAGCTTACTTCTGACGAGGCGAACCATCTTGATGCTTATTCAGAATGTAGACCGGTGATTGGAGATGGGGAGTGTTTCTACAGGAGCTTCATATTTTCGTACCTT GAGCAAGTTATTGATAGGCAGGACGCACATGAGGAACGCCGTCTCCTTAGAAGAGTGTCTACACAACGTGCAAATCTTCAATGGAACTCTGAGTTTTCCCGGAGCAGAAGA GCATTTAAGGAGCTGATTGAGAACGTAATGAAATGGAAGAGAACGGAATCAACTAGCAG TCGCCGTAAAGAGAAACTTCTGAAGTTCTTCAGCACGTATGATACGACACAAGACA TTTTTGTTTTCCTCAGATTACTAGTAGCTATCCAGATATGCTCGCACAGGGAGGTGTATGAACCGATTATACAAGGGCCCGGAGGAAATTACAGTCTGGAAGTT TGGTGCTTGCAGCACGTCATTCCAGCTCGTGTGTACGCGGACCATGTTATGATGGTGGCTTTGGCCAGAGCGCTTGAGGTCCCCCTCAGAGTGGAATCACTCCAACGAGGATATGCTCCAGATATCTACACTGGTCCTGGAGTTCCCCGTCCGAGTGTGACCCTCCTGTACACAGGTGATCACTACGACATCATCTACCCACGCGCTCCTTCTGCTGAGGTTTCAAGTCACCGGGCTTCCCAGAGAGAACATCCTGGTGGTCAGAGTTCAAGTCATCAG GCTTCCCAGAGAAAACATCCTGGTGATCAGAGTTCAAGTCAACAGACTTTCTAG